Proteins co-encoded in one Afipia sp. P52-10 genomic window:
- a CDS encoding carbohydrate ABC transporter permease, whose translation MSDTETLGGKPAAAPASTAAAPPELMSWDSRSRRMVTIYLPLACFIVILLFPFYWMTLTALKPNAELLDYKTHNPFWVTSPTLAHIKHLLFNTAYPHWLWTTMIVAISATVLSLVASTLAAYAIERLRFKGSPYVGLGIYLAYLVPQSILFIPLATVVVQFGLFDSPLALILVFPTFLIPFCTWLLIGYFKSIPYELEECALVDGATRLQILRRITLPLAVPGLISAGIFSFTLSWNEFIYSLAFIQSSANKTVPVAILTELVSGDVYQWGALMAGSLLGSLPVALFYSLFVDYYVSSLTGAVKE comes from the coding sequence GCAGCGCCCGCCAGCACCGCGGCCGCGCCGCCGGAGCTGATGTCCTGGGATTCGCGCAGCCGCCGGATGGTGACGATCTACCTGCCGCTCGCCTGCTTCATCGTCATCCTGCTGTTCCCGTTCTACTGGATGACGCTGACCGCGCTGAAGCCGAACGCCGAGCTGCTCGACTACAAGACGCACAATCCGTTCTGGGTCACCTCGCCGACGCTCGCGCACATCAAGCATCTGTTGTTCAACACCGCCTATCCGCACTGGCTCTGGACGACGATGATCGTCGCGATCAGCGCGACGGTCCTGTCGCTGGTGGCGAGCACGCTGGCGGCCTATGCGATCGAGCGGCTGCGCTTCAAGGGCAGTCCCTATGTCGGGCTCGGCATCTATCTCGCCTATCTGGTGCCGCAGTCGATCCTGTTCATTCCGCTCGCGACCGTGGTCGTCCAGTTCGGGCTGTTCGACAGTCCGCTGGCGCTGATCCTGGTGTTTCCGACCTTCCTGATTCCGTTCTGTACCTGGCTGTTGATCGGCTACTTCAAGTCGATCCCCTACGAACTCGAGGAGTGCGCACTGGTCGATGGCGCGACGCGGCTGCAGATCCTGCGACGGATCACGCTGCCGCTCGCCGTGCCGGGGTTGATCTCCGCAGGCATTTTCAGCTTCACGCTGTCCTGGAACGAGTTCATCTATTCGCTGGCCTTCATCCAGAGCAGCGCCAACAAGACCGTTCCGGTCGCGATCCTCACTGAGCTCGTCTCCGGTGACGTCTATCAGTGGGGCGCCTTGATGGCGGGTTCGCTGTTGGGCTCGCTGCCGGTGGCGCTGTTCTACTCGTTGTTCGTCGATTACTACGTCTCCTCGCTCACCGGCGCGGTGAAGGAGTAA